The nucleotide window cccgtgtggttctgggatttttgctcaccgttcttgtggtcgtttgacccccacggggtgagatcttgcgtggagccccagatcgagggagattatcagtggtcttgtatgtcttccatttcctaataattgctcccacagttgatttcttcaaaccaagctgcttacctattgcagattcagtcttcccagcctggtgcaggtctacaattttgtttctggtgtcctttgacagctctttggtcttggccatagtggagtttggagtgtgactgtttgaggttgtggacaggtgtcttttatactgataacaagttcaaacaggtgccattaatacaggtaacgagtggaggacagaggagcctcttaaagaagaagttacaggtctgtgaaagccagaaatcttgcttgtttgtaggtgaccaaatacttattttccaccataatttgcaaataaattcattaaaaatcctacaatgaaaattacaggcctctctcatctttttaagtgggagaacttgcacaattggtggctgactaaatactttttttccccactgtttgCCACatctatcaggtggatggattatcttggcaaaggaaaaatggtcactaacagggatgtaaacaaatttgtgcacaaattttgagagaaatgtgttttttgtgcatatagacatgtttattttaattttattttagctcatgaaatatgggaccaacactttacatgttgcatttatatttttgtttagtatattattatattattgaatgAGCTAATCAGAGCCTTATCAGCTGATATTCCTGTCAGACAGCAGCGATCTTTTGAGTCTGTTTGGATTAAAGAGGTATTTTTGGGTCTGTATACTGCTAAACGCCTTTCCTTAAATTAAACATTGATTTTCTTCTAGAGCTCCTCTCGTTGATAAATGGTACATTACAAAAGTgctccaccattcatttttttatGTCTTTGCCTAAGAACAGGTAGTTAACTATGCAGCCTTGGACTTGACACCATATTGACCACAACAGGCTAAACAACAATGCCATTAATGATTAAGTTAGCTGAAATATGGAGCGAGGAATTCTAACCCAATGTTTTCCCTCACAGGTGTCCCCTGAATGAACCTCCAacaatggagagggggagaggagaaaagtGGCGAAGAGAAGGAATGAACAGAAAAGACGAGGTAAGCAGATAGATGAAAGATGGAGAAGAGAAAGACATgaacagaggagagaaggaaaataattaaggagagagaggaaagaagaggagaggataggataaGAGGGTTGGCGGTAGCCTCAAGGTTACAAAGGCGGACCGGTAACCAGAGGGTTGCCAGGTTTGAATCGCCCAATCTGACTGGGTGGAAATTTGCAGGGAGTGAGCTGGCAACCTGATGGTTACCGGCTTTAATATCCTACTGTTTACCCCTAACTGCTCCCAGCCTGtgatgtttgtgtgttgtgtgtcatgGGTAAGCAAAAAATAGACCAATAAAGCAAGTATATTGTAAGAGGATAGATACAGTAGAACTATGCAGACAGTTGTGAGAGAATGTTATGGTAAGCAAGCTCCTCATTTACTATTCAGTAAAGTGGCTTAAATGAACAGATGAATGGCAGCAACATCTGCTGTGTGTGTTTCATACCAGCGAGCCACACATCTTCCCCCTCTGTCTCTTATTCACAGTATtttactctttctttctctttctcatctGATGCTTTACTTATAGTCTCTCTCATTTCTTTCTCTCTACACAGATGTTGTCAATGTATTCCCtcactctttttctctttctctctctgtacatTGATGGTCTCACTCCCaccgctctctctcgctcatcattgtctctccctccattgacactctctcctctctctaattgAAACCTGGCATCACGCATCTTAACACCAGTTGTTGCCAAGTGTCAGTAAAGCTCTGCTGTGTCCTCAGAGTTGAATCAACTGACTCACACCATGCTACAATCCAACATTGACTTTATTTCATTATCATTAACACTTTGTGGTTTCGCCCATAGTTCGAGTTTATACTGTTCAGTGTAGCGTAAGACACTGAGCCAAACAGCTGGGGACGAGAAAGGGGAAATCACTCACAGAGTATATCACATTAGTGACATCACTCACTATTAATGAATACATCACATTGTTGTCATCACTCATCTGTAATGAATATATCACATTAGTCACAGCTTCCACACTGATGTGGGAGGGGCTTTATGTTGGAGCGTGGCCAAATGTATGACTATCTTCCTTCTAGGCTCTTATTGGCTCGAGATGGGGGAACATAATGACTGGAGAAGATCTGAGTGTGTTTTCAGCGTGGTAGTCATGTTTGAATTCTCAACATGAGAACCCGTACTCTAGACTCAGCAGCCCCATAACCAACCCCCTCTTCTTCAGCTCACACCTGTGTGTGACAGAAAAGCTTAcagagatgacacacacacacaacttgacTGCTGCCATCCATCATAAGAAGCACTTTTCCCTTGTGTTCCTCAAGGTGCACCTGTCCTGCTTTCTACTTTTAGCAACTCACAGGTGAACACATCTATCAGGGCTCTTATCCTTCCCTTTCAGGTCCCTCACATCTTAGCACTGACCCACCCTCAACCCTGtcatccctctgtctgtctctctctctctctctctctctctctctgtctgtctctctctctctctctctctgtctgtctgtctctctctctctctctctctctctctcagggctgcTGTCAGAGTCCGAGGGTAGTCTTCttcaccagctgtgtgtgtgggggaagaTTCAAATACGAAAAAATTACAGAGGTCCCGACCTTGGTGTCCTCATATGTAGCCATGGCCCTTCATGCTCTGTTTTTTAAAgaaagttgaagctcatttacagCATTTCTAAATAATAAAACAAttctaaaatgctatttggagaacagcaaaaacaaacaaaaataagcccagccattatcacattggttgctgtagcttcattcacctctgtcgatctacaaacacatagcctattagctataaaATTAGCCGCTACACATTAACTCACATTAACTCAGCACCGGGATAAAAAACTATAATTGTATACATTCAGAGGGATCTGTTTtcagaaaatgtattttattaaCAAAAGATAAACAAATAAGTTTGCTTTACAGAACAATTGTTTTCTGCAGTTTTACAGCAAATCTTCAGCAATtccacacattttgccattgggtGGGGAGAAATGTTTgtagttttaaagctaatatcctgcaattctacacattttgccatgactttttataccatgttaatatgattttgagtgagagtgactaagacaatcaatgggggccccctggaggtcaaggCCCCTGGGCACTTGCCCTGCGTCCCTGGTCggtaattcggccatgattactacaaattTAGAtcgctggctagactaatttaccaatctaaaaaatgttttactcacatgggataattgagtgactgtcagtgagtgaCATGTACAGTAACAAGATGAAAACTACTGATGCACAACCAagtttcaaaattgcaccttgtgtattctactattctaactctcaacaggaagttgagaccccaactgagttGCAAAAAAAATGATGttatataggcctatatatacagtaccagtcaagagtttggacacacctactcattcaagggtttttctttatttttactattttgtacattgtagaataatagtgaagacatcaaaactatgaaataacacatatggaatcatgtagtaaccaataaagtgttaaacaaatcaaaatatattttagattttagattcttcaaagtagccaccctttgcattgatgacagctttgcacactcttgtcattctctcaaccagcttcacctggaatgcttgaaggagttcccacatatgctgagcacttgttggctgcttttccttcactctgcggtccaactcatcccaaaccatctcaattgggttgaggtcgggtgattgtggaggccaggtcatctgatgcaccactccatcactctctttcttagtcaaatagccattacaagctggttgagagaatgccaagagtgtgcaaagctgtcatcaaggcaaagggtggctatttgaagaatctcaaatataaaatatatttttatttgtttaacacttttttggttactacatgattccatatgtgttatttcatagttttgatgtcttcactattattccacaatgtagaaaatagtaaaaataaagaaaaaccctggaatgagtaggtgtgtccaaacttttgactggtactgtacttatatatatatatttttttttattcaaatacttttttcaaatGTATATGTAGCTCATATGTAGCTGTGGTCCTGCATGTACTCTGTGTTTAATAGCCACATCATCAGTGACAATTTGCTTCTTGAatgtccaatatcttgaaaacttgactgctccGATATGCAAACTGTATCaccagtggactaatgaaaaaaataccaaaatatcgttttttttttagatttgtcttttaataggcacttactatagtcctTTTTTAAATGCAACCTCTTAAAATGAggaaacatgtttttttattaagttgaacatgtgctctttatgacagaatgttaaaattaggtgaaataatgttgttgttatttttaccaagttacactactcaaaaggcacctaatgtcCGACTGTAAAAACGGGCTGttcacccccaagccataagactcctgaacagccaatcatggctacccggacaaatTTCCATtgctcccccaccccaccccaacccaaccccctcttttacgctgctgctactctgtttattatttatgcatagtcactttaactctacccacatattacctcaattacctcgactaacctgtgccccgggcacattgactctgtaccagtaccccctgtatataacctccctactgttattttattttactactgctctttaattatttgcttttttttttttttttattaaactgcattgttggttaagggcttgtaagtaagcatttcactgtaatgtctacacctgttgtattcagcgcatgtggcaaataaagtttaatttgatttgatttgatttgctaccgtccggcaaacggtaccggagcatcggctctcggaccaacaagGTCCgtgacagcttctaccccaacccataagactgctaaatagccataagactgctaaatagttaattatCTGCATTGACCTTATCttgcactatatacacactcactcacacacacacacacacacacacacacacacacactttcacactcatatACTTCTGCGACTCTGTTCTTTAttcttactcttattattatctatcctgatgccagTCACTTTACACTGCATTTATGTAggctacatatctacctcaaatatctcgtacccctgcacattgaactggtactggtactccatgtatatagcttcattcttgtgtattttattcctcttgtgttaatatttaaatgttatattatttgtttttaaactctgcatcgttgggaaaggcacataagcaagcatttcacataCAAATCTACACACGTTGTATTCggggcatgtgacaaatacaatggcattttattttatttgataaaatGATAATGCTCATAATTTCGTATGAACAACGAATATTTTCATAATAGTCAATAATGTACTTATTTATTTTGATTATTCAAGCCTATGTTTGGCCCATGTAGGCCTATAGATCCCTGAATTATCTTCTCTGAGTGACTTTTAGAAAAAAGCCAACAAAAGATCAAAGGCCTGAGTAGAAATTTCTCCTGATGACGAAATCAAGACCTACGTGAAAATGTGAGTGTTTCTAAATTTCTGAGAGGGTATCAAATGAAGACATCACATTCATCCGCGCGGATATGGGCGCAATGATGGAGTATGGAAAGGGCACGCGCGTGGGTGAGAGGGGAACCCTGAAAAGATCCAACACCGCCCGTGTAATCAAATCTCACGCGTGAATAAATTACAAAATAAAACTGTCATAAAACACTTCCAAACCCACCAAATAAAGTGACTTGTGTAATAAAGTAATTATTCTCAACGATTCATTGTAAACTTTGATTGCAGACACCCTTGTCAATCAATCTCTACCATGGCCAACATTCTAAATCTTAAAGTGTGATAGGGCCTACACGCTTCAGCAGGATTGTCACGTGCAGAAAATATCTTTGATCGACAGAACTCTGTGGGAGAAAGCAATCAGCCTCTGAAATGTCACGCGCTTGAGTCCAGTAAATTGCCCGAGGGCGTCAAGGATTGGACATGAAACAACTGACTGTTGGTGGCTGAAAATATGTAATCCGTTCATACTATTGGACAATTCACTCATACAAAGTGCAATATACAGTACATTGCACGAATAAAAATGTCACTGCTTGTTTTTATCATGCATGGTTAATAGGCTATAGTCTACTGTATTGGCTGTTGCGTTTAatcacagtaaaaaaaaaagaatggtgATAGGTGGAGGTACATGACgtctaggctatacatacagtagGCAAATATTTATCTTTTAATTAATGCATTTCCGATGGAAGGCAGTGTATTATTGGAATGCAGCCAATGCATCAATGCCATCCACCACATAGGCCCTGCGCTCAATGTGTATAATTTTCTTTCCAAATATGCTTTCAACAACAATGTGAAGTTTTTATTGCATTTTTGGAATATGTTGCAGTGTTAACCATGATTTTCCAGCTAAACCGATTGTTTTAATGTGTTATTATTATGCTAATGAGTGTATACCATAAagctgacgcttttatccaaagcgatttatcATGCTTGAAGGCTATGTATGTGTGGCCCCAGGAATCAAACtcaccacaaccctggcgttgcaagcaccatggcCTACCAAATAGGACTATTGAATTCCTATTATTAGCAATAAGGCTATATTTCAGAATTCACAAATTGGACAAATTATATAACAAATAGTCTAGGCCTatattattatcatcattattaATAATGCTAGaacatttaggtcatttagcagcatgcattttttttttcatactggcccccgtgggaatcgaacccacaaccctggcgttgcaaacgccatgttctaccaactgagctacatccctgctggccattccctcccctaaactgggccaattgtgcgccgccccatgggtctcccggtaggctacgacagagcctggattcgaagcaggatctctagtggcacagccttagaccactgcgccactcggtagtagtagtagtagtagtagtagtagtagtagtagtagtagtagtagtagtagtagtagtagtagtagtagtagtagtagtagtagtagtagtagtagtagtagtagtagtagtagacctATAACCTATTCACATAGACCTATAACCTAGCAACCTATAATTACAGGCCTATAACAAACTGCTCAGGCGCACTCtttcactggcctgcacaggtCTGTAGAGCCCTGTATAACAGATAGGCTACTATTCACAACTCTCTGGAATACAGAGAAATACAAGCTTAAATAAAGCTTGGCTTCGATCATTGATCTTGCTTAGTAGGCATGTAGCCAACATACATATATAGGCTAGACTTACAATTATTTCATTAAGCCTACATAGCCTAGTATAAATGTGAAATCATACTGGATGGTGAACCTGACACTATATTTCTAAATAGTATAGGCCTACTCCAAATACTTTACCTCTGAGATAGATTTTTACATCATGGCAGCAAGGCAGTGAGGTGGTGAAATATCCCCGCGCGCTATGGAGGCTGACCATTTGCGCCTGAGTTATAGCGCAGAGGATTTGGCACGGCTAAAGGGGATGATGATGTCTCTCTGCCCGGAAGTATTATCAGCCTGATATACTGCCTGCACAATAGCCTTTATAAAACATAGGGCATATCTACACTCACTTGCACGCACGAACGCAAAGGCAGGCTGCATACGTTTACGCACAGCCATAGCCAGTGCACATGTCGACTTCCTATATCGAAAATTAGGCAACaagtaaaaaagaaaaaacaatTCGATAACATAAATTACATATCATAACTGCAAGCAAATTATCCTGCATTTTAGAAAAGTTCATTCAATCTAAACCATATTGAACGTAGGCCTATATTTTTTTCATGCGTCCATTATGtggtagccaaatacattttctaCCGAAagatattatttaaaaaataaaatatgtactTGAATTGCTGATTTAAACGAAAGTCTGAGAGCATTAAGTATTCCAATTCGACTCCTCCCTCCGGCCATGCCCTCTAATTACCGCTGCTACGCTCGCGCTAAATCCTGCACGGGACTGCATGTACTCAAagagtgacagagggagagaaagtgagggagTAAACGATTGAGggcgagagacagaaagaggtagtgtgtgcatatgtgtcaGTGTCCATAATTGATGACCTTCCAATCTACAATAAGTTGTTAGTGGTGGTCAATTGCGGCTGCTTTTTTGGGCTTCACTGTCCAACGGATGGTTTCATGTTGTGGCTCATGTGTCACCCAGTGGAAAGGAGAAGTGGGACTTTAACTGGACTCAAAGTCTCCCTACCCTGCAGCAAAGCGACCAACATGCGGTTGCAGAAGCACCTGTGATCGGATATCCCACAACTTTTAATTTAGACATCATTATTTTGAAATATAACCAGAGCATAAACAATTCTCCGACCTGATAAGCTACTATGACCTCCAAAGAGCCCACGGTTATGGAGGACCGGAGACGCAGTGCGCTGGACCAGCTCCCGCCGCCGGCCAACTCCAGCAAGCCCCTGACGCCGTTCAGTATAGAGGACATCCTGAACAAGCCCTCGGTGAAGAGAAGTTACTCCAGCTGCGGGACGGCGCACCTGCTCTCCTCCAGCGAGAAGCTGTCCTCTTCGAGTCACAATCTGTGCAGCCGGGCCCTTTTCACCCAAACCTCCCCACTCTGCGCTCTGGAGGAGCTCGCCAGCAAAACCTTCAAAGGTCTCGAAGTCAGTGTTCTTCAAGCGGCAGAGGGTAAGTCTGGACAGTCACATCTTTGTTTATCCTATGTAGTTATTATGTACAGACTGTGTAGCCTAGGGTGATTCAGCTTATGGTCTACAAATGCAACTAACGAAATAGATATCAATGTTAGGTCTCTACGTGTGTGCTTGCAGTGGGTCTGTGCACACACATATTTCTTTCAGAATTTGAgtatttaattaaagcacgacGCATGTTGTTGCATAACGATTTGAAAACATATATGTGTATCGAATTGGTTATTTTTATGTGAACAAAATATATTAAAGCTGAATAGTTCCACCATGTAAACACGAATAATAAGCGTATGCGAAATACTACTCCACATAATAATTATAACTAATGTAATATTTAGTTTAAGATTGTTATTATTAGACCTATTGTATCACATTATCTGTTATTCGCCCAGCGTTTCCCATACTCGGTCCTCGGGacaccaaggggtgcacgttttggtttttgccctaaatTCAAATGATCAAACCTTGATTATtcgttgattatttgaatcagctttcAAGTGccagggcaaaaaacaaaacgcgcaccccttggggttcgaggaccgagtttgggaaaccctgtattAGCCTATATGTAGCCTACCCTATTGGTAATattgttgctgttgctgttattgttattgttggtggtggtggttttAGATGAGAAATACATACATAGGCCTGTTATTAGTCTAGCAGTTATTTCTGTAAGGTTTCTTGGATCGACATTATGCCTGGTGATTCACTAAATGCCTATAGGCTAATATCCTTATCCTCTAAATATCATTTCACAGGCCGAGACGGCACGACACTATTCGGTTCGCGGAATAACCCCAAAAAGCGCCGGAAGTCTCGCACGGCCTTCACCAACCACCAGATCTACGAGTTGGAGAAGCGCTTCCTGTACCAGAAGTACCTGAGTCCAGCTGACCGCGACCAGATAGCACAGCAGCTCGGCCTCACCAATGCACAGGTAATCACCTGGTTCCAAAACCGGCGGGCCAAGCTCAAACGCGACCTGGAGGAGATGAAGGCGGACGTGGAGTCGGCCAAATCCGTGGGCACAGTGTCTTTCGAGAAGATGGCCAAACTAGCCGAGCTGGAGAAATGCGCAGCTAACGGCGCGCTGGGCCCTAACAGAACCGAGTCACCCTCGCTATCGAACCATGAGCATGACACATCGAACAAACTATTATTGTCCTCACCTTCATCGCCATATACAGACCATACTAGCAGCAAGGGTTGCTCCGACGATGAGGAGATTGACGTGGATGACTAAGGATTTTACCTTTGTATCTCCCTCTTACCACGACGAAAGTTTGAAGTGCCATTAATGCACCACATGTATTCATGAGGCTTTTATGAAGAACACTCAGCATTGCATGGACTGTGTCATATGCAACGACAGATGCAGACAGTTATTGTATTCATCCATTCATTTAACTAAAGTGGAATAGTTTAAAGAAAAGCAATATGTACACTTAACCTATCCACAAATtatctgtccacacacacacacacacacacacacacacacacacacacacacacacacacacacacacacacacacacacacacacacacacacacacacacacacacacagtcttaccATTACGGGCTAACAACACTA belongs to Coregonus clupeaformis isolate EN_2021a chromosome 1, ASM2061545v1, whole genome shotgun sequence and includes:
- the LOC121582880 gene encoding transcription factor LBX1-like translates to MTSKEPTVMEDRRRSALDQLPPPANSSKPLTPFSIEDILNKPSVKRSYSSCGTAHLLSSSEKLSSSSHNLCSRALFTQTSPLCALEELASKTFKGLEVSVLQAAEGRDGTTLFGSRNNPKKRRKSRTAFTNHQIYELEKRFLYQKYLSPADRDQIAQQLGLTNAQVITWFQNRRAKLKRDLEEMKADVESAKSVGTVSFEKMAKLAELEKCAANGALGPNRTESPSLSNHEHDTSNKLLLSSPSSPYTDHTSSKGCSDDEEIDVDD